The following proteins are co-located in the Rattus norvegicus strain BN/NHsdMcwi chromosome 19, GRCr8, whole genome shotgun sequence genome:
- the Dlg5l15 gene encoding disks large homolog 5-like isoform X1: MFSRLRKRFGRGNVDCGETRVKESSLSSQSNDGQRQRFWGMWNAGRETSSPETALSEKQAKKEKERLIKELQLITEERNDLRDRLRFLTERSMKNRPHFRANPYYEDLERMEEAVMSILHNLEMENSEIHENNHKLKKEITFSRNLLSQLLMENTCRKKLVPLKQESKEVHLDSALNQKYLVDFNKKDKDQQRPDPPSSGLRKCKRAGIGHTPVRELPEE; the protein is encoded by the exons atgttttcccgtcttcgcaagcgttttgggagggggaacgtcgattgtggagagactagggtgaaggaatctagcctttcgtctcaaagtaatgatggacaaagacagcgcttctggggaatgtgga atgctgggagagaaacatcatcccctgaaactgccctaagcgagaagcaggccaagaaggaaaaggagaggctgattaaagagctgcagctcattaccgaggagagaaatgacctgagagatcgcctgaggtttctgacagagagatctaTGAAAAACAG gccacacttcagggcaaatccatattatgaagacctggagagaatggaggaggcagtcatgtcaattctgcacaacttagagatggagaacagtgagatccatgagaacaaccataagctgaagaaggagattaccttctctag aaacctgctcagccagctcctgatggagaacacatgtaggaaaaagttggtcccactgaagcaggagagcaaggaggtacatcttgatagtgcactgaaccagaaatatttggttgacttcaacaagaaagataaagaccagcaacgtccagacccaccATCATCAG gtctcagaaagtgcaagagagctggaattggacacacaccagtaagagagcttcctgaggaataa
- the Dlg5l15 gene encoding disks large homolog 5-like isoform X2 gives MFSRLRKRFGRGNVDCGETRVKESSLSSQSNDGQRQRFWGMWNAGRETSSPETALSEKQAKKEKERLIKELQLITEERNDLRDRLRFLTERSMKNRPHFRANPYYEDLERMEEAVMSILHNLEMENSEIHENNHKLKKEITFSRSQKVQESWNWTHTSKRAS, from the exons atgttttcccgtcttcgcaagcgttttgggagggggaacgtcgattgtggagagactagggtgaaggaatctagcctttcgtctcaaagtaatgatggacaaagacagcgcttctggggaatgtgga atgctgggagagaaacatcatcccctgaaactgccctaagcgagaagcaggccaagaaggaaaaggagaggctgattaaagagctgcagctcattaccgaggagagaaatgacctgagagatcgcctgaggtttctgacagagagatctaTGAAAAACAG gccacacttcagggcaaatccatattatgaagacctggagagaatggaggaggcagtcatgtcaattctgcacaacttagagatggagaacagtgagatccatgagaacaaccataagctgaagaaggagattaccttctctag gtctcagaaagtgcaagagagctggaattggacacacaccagtaagagagcttcctga
- the Dlg5l15 gene encoding uncharacterized protein Dlg5l15 isoform X3, translating into MKNRPHFRANPYYEDLERMEEAVMSILHNLEMENSEIHENNHKLKKEITFSRNLLSQLLMENTCRKKLVPLKQESKEVHLDSALNQKYLVDFNKKDKDQQRPDPPSSGLRKCKRAGIGHTPVRELPEE; encoded by the exons aTGAAAAACAG gccacacttcagggcaaatccatattatgaagacctggagagaatggaggaggcagtcatgtcaattctgcacaacttagagatggagaacagtgagatccatgagaacaaccataagctgaagaaggagattaccttctctag aaacctgctcagccagctcctgatggagaacacatgtaggaaaaagttggtcccactgaagcaggagagcaaggaggtacatcttgatagtgcactgaaccagaaatatttggttgacttcaacaagaaagataaagaccagcaacgtccagacccaccATCATCAG gtctcagaaagtgcaagagagctggaattggacacacaccagtaagagagcttcctgaggaataa